The stretch of DNA GTAACTAAGAAGCAGGTTTTAAAGTTGAAGTGTAAGAAGTGTGGACATATTCTTCATACTGAGGGGATTAGATTAAAGAGAATTGAGATTGAGGGGTGAAATCTTGTTTACTGGTGTGAAGAGGAGGAAGGTGCTCATACCTGAACCTAAAAGTAGATTTATAGTCGTATCATGCCCCGACTGTGGTAATGAGCAAATATCCTTCGATAGAGCTTCAATGGTGGTTAAATGTAATATTTGTGGTAGGGTTCTAATTGAGCCAACTGGCGGTAAGGCTAATATTAAGGGTAAGGTTGTTAAGGTTTTAAGTTGATTTGAGGTGTAGCTGTATTGTCTGTTAAGGGTAGGGATCTGCCTGAAGTTGGTGAACTCGTAATAGCCACTGTAACTGAAGTTTTTGATAAGGGTGCATATGTCAATTTGGATGAGTATAGCAATGTGAGTGGATATGTACCTATAGGTGAGGTTGCATCCACATGGGTTCACAATATAAGGGATTACTTGAAGGAGGGGCGTAAGGTTGTTTTAAAGGTTATAAGGGTTGATAAGAGTAAGAGGTATGTTGACCTCTCCCTTAGGAGGGTTAGTGATAAGGAGAGGAAGGATAAGCTTTTGGAGTGGAAGAGGTTTAATAGGGGGGAGAAGCTCCTCGAACTTTTATCTCAGAAGGCTGGTGTAGACTTGAATTATTTGAAGTCTGAAATTGCACCTAAACTTGCATCAACCTTCGGGGATGTTTTGGGCGGGTTTGAGGAGGCTGCTAGATTTGGTTTAGCCCCCATAGTAAATGCTGGGGTGCCTAGGGATTTAGCTGAATATATCGTTGATTTGGCTAAGGAGAATATTGAGCTTAAGGAGGTTAAGGTTGCCGCTATACTTCAATTGACTTCTGAGGCCAGTGATGGCATTGTGAGAATTATTGAGGCTTTAAAGGCTGCTAAGATGAAAGCTGAATCCATTGGTGGTGTTAAATGTAGAATTTATAGTGTTGGAGCCCCAAGGTATAGGGTTGACATTTCAGCTAGAGATTATAAGGTGGCTGAGGAGGCTTTGAAAGCCGCTGTGGATGCAGCTTTACATACCATATCATCCCTCGGTGGTTCTGGAAGTTTTAAGAGGGTTTGAGGGTTCCATATGCCATGGCTTTTGAGGAAATGTGTATCCTGCGGATCTTACACTCTAAATAAGGAGAAGTGTCCATATTGTGGTGGTGAAGTTAGGATTCCCCATCCACCCAAGTTTTCCCCTGAGGATAAGTATGGTAAGTATAGGAGGCTTATGAAGAAGCTTTCTCAAGGTAATGTTAAAAATGGTTGATTTTGTTTATGCCACCATCTAATAGTTTATTTTGTATACGAATACGAATCCATGTGATGATTGGAATACTAGTTCGAAGTGTTCTGGTTTCGGTATTCTTATCCCCCATGAAGCCCAAAGCTCGCTTCTGGTATTGAATATTAGCCTATATAGGGTTGTTTGAGGTGCTTTTGGCCCTGTGGGTAGGTATACTCCGTATTGGCTGTTGTATGTCATGTAGTCTGTTACGTTTAATCCAGCTATCCTAGCCATCCAGTATGATTTAACGAAGTCACCCCACCCTCTACCTCCAAATAGGAATCCTGTATTTGGATCGAAGGCTTCGAATACTACGACATGTGTTGCCCCCATCTCCTTGAGTAGTCTTAGGGCTTCTGTCTCATTGGAGAGGAATGCTTGTGCAATCTTCTTTATCCTCCCCTCATCCATTGTTGAGTTGTCTGCGAGTGTGGTTTTGTTGGCTATGGTTGTTATCCAGTATCCATAATCCCACCATGAAGCTACAACTGCATTGTTCGGTAGGTTCTCCCTCATCCATAGCAGTGCCTCTATCCAGTCTAGGTATTCATTGCTTACTGGTAGTGATGATGTGATTATCTGTTGTGGTGTTGCAGCCGCCTCCCTCCACCCTATTACTGGGATTATCAGTGCTGCTGAGAGCACTATTAGTATTAGTATGTTGCCTCCAATCCCCCCTCTATCCCCCCTCCTCCTCCTTCCGGAAGTTCTAACCTCCATTATTCTCCCTATGTTTTGTGTGTATACTACGTCTATTAGATGTGCTGAGAGTATTGTTATGAATGGTGCTGCAAGCATCATCAATCTCGCCATTGTGGAGGAGAAGTATGCTGACGTCAGTCCACCTATGATAATGAATATGTCCGCTTCTCCACCGCGCTTCCATAGGTAGTATAGTCCTGCAGCGGATATTGGTATTAGTAGTCCATATTGGTAGTATATTTGGCTCCATGTTGGTGCTTGATGTTCAGCCACAGACTCCACTAGTGGTATCGTTTCCCTTTGGAATGGGTTTATCACTGTCAGTATTCTTCCCGTTAATGTGGATAGCATCCCTATTCTCTCAAGGATTATTGCTCCCACAATTCCCACCGCTAGTATTCCAGCTAAGCCAATTATCCTCGTATTCTTGTCCTTTACGTTTTTCAATATGTCCCCTATGGTTAGCATTAGCGTCGTGGCTATTGGTAGGATTGTTGCGTAGCTTATCATGTACTTCCTTGAGAAGTATGGGTATTGGGCTGAGATCATCATGGCTACACCTATTGTTAAAGCATAGCTTTTCAGTAGCTTCCTATTATATTTCCCAAGTATCACCATTATTGCTGCATATGCTGCATATAGGTTTAGTAGGTATATGCTTCCACCCCAACTTATATTCATGTATGCTAGGGATAGGCCGCTGAGTATTGGGTATACTATGTTATCGCTCTTTAGTGCTTTAATCCAGAATAGTATGCTTAAAGCCATGGCGAAGAATCCTACGCATTCATTATCGTAGAATCCAGCTGTGGTTCTCTGCATGAATGCTGGGATTGTTGCTAGTAGTAGTGCTGCAATCATCCCTGCACCGTCCCCATCTATCTCTCTACCTATAAAGTACACTATGAGTACTGTTAATCCTCCAAGTATTGCTGGCATTAATGCGCATGCTTCCATTAATGTTATGTTGAATCCAAGTATCCTTATGATCGTGTAGAATATGCTTCCAGTTAATGGCACCCCTAGGTATGATGTGTCTGGCACGCTCCTACCATTTGGATACCAGCTCATCTTATCATACCATGTGAACCATGCTTGAATTCCATTGTCAACTATGTATTGGGTCATTCTATATTGGTAGTATGTGTCGTATTCGCTTAGGTATGGTCCATACCTTATTACTGGTAGCATCCTTATCCATACTGCCAATACTATTATTGCGGTTATCGTTATGACTTTTAATGATATTCTCAAGGCTTTGCTTCTAAGTCTTTCAGTCAATGTAATCCCCAATATACTTTTATTCAAAACTTTTATATACATATGTTTCACTCACCTATTTATGAATGGTGTCTGGGGGATGGATCGGAGCCAAATTTAAATCTTGAATTACAAATTATTCTGATACTGTTTTGTTCTATATGTATGTGGTGGTGGATTTTATGGGTGTAGTGGGAACTATTGAGAGGGATTATAGGGGTTCAAGGGTTGAGGAGGAGATATTCAATTGGTGGAGGAGTAATGATGTGTACTTGAAGGTTAAGGAGAGGCTTAAGGATAAACCTAAATTATACTTCTTGGATGGTCCACCATACGTTACAAACCCGATACATGTGGGTACTGCTTGGAATAAGATATTGAAGGATGCCTTCCTGAGATACTTTAGGATGGCTGGATACAATGTTAGGGATCAGCCTGGATATGATATGCATGGTCTACCGATAGAGGTTATGGTGGAGAGGAAGCTTGGATTGAAGACTAAGAAGGAGATTGAATCTTTGGGTGTTGATAGATTTGTTGAGGAGTGTAAGAGGTATGCATTGGAGAATTTGAAGATTATGGAGGGGCAATTTAAGGATTTAGGTGTCTGGATGGATTGGGATAAGCCATATATGACCATAGACCCAAATTACATTCAAGCTGCATGGTGGCTTGTTAAACGTGCATATGAGCGTGGGCTTCTATCTGAGGGTTACATGGTCTTCCACTGGTGTCCAAGATGTGAAACCGTTCTCTCGGGTTATGAGGTTACAGATGAGTATCGTGATGTTAGGGATCCATCAATATATGTTAAGTTTCCAGTGGAGGGGAAGAGTGGGGAGTACATATTGATTTGGACTACAACTCCATGGACTCTCCCCTCCAATGTGGCCATAATGGTTAATCCAAAGGAAACCTACGTTAAGGTTCAGGTTGGGGATGAGAAGTATATACTTGCTGAAGCCAGATGTGAGGCTGTGTTTAATGAGGTTGGATTGAGCTTCAAGGTCTTGGAGAAGTTTAGTGGAGCTTCCCTGGAGGGGTTGAAGTATACTCCAGCTCTACTCGATGAGGTTCCAGCTCAACGTAAGATTAGGGGTGTGCATAGGGTTGTTTTAAGTGAGGAGTTTGTGAGTATGGAGGAGGGGACTGGATGCGTTCATTCAGCTCCAGGGCATGGTGAAGAGGATTTCATAGTTGGCTTAAGGTATGGGCTTCCAGTACTATGCCTCGTGGATGATAGGGGTATATTCACTTCTGAAGCTGGGAAGTATGCTGGTAAAAGCATATGGGATGCCAATGCTGAGATAATTGAGGATCTTAAACGTAAGGGTCTACTATTACATCAATCTTGGATTGTACATAGGTATCCGCATTGCTGGAGATGTAAGTCTCCATTGATATTGAAGGCTACGACTCAGTGGTTTATAAGGGTTCCTGAAATTAGGGATGCCCTCATAGCTGAAAATGAGCGTGTGGAGTGGATACCTGAATGGGCTGGTAAGAATAGGTTTAGGAATTGGCTTGAAAGTGTCCGTGAATGGGTTATATCTAGGCAGAGGTATTGGGGTATACCTATGCCCATATGGAAGTGTAGTAATTGTGGGAATTTCGTTGTGATCGGATCCATTGAGGAGCTTAAGAGCATGTCCCAAAGCCCATTGGAGTTGAAGGATCTCCATAGACCTTGGATTGATTCTGTCACTTTGAAGTGTGGTAAGTGTGGTGGAGTTATGAGGAGGATTCCAGATGTTCTGGATGTTTGGATGGATTCCAGTGTGGCTTCATGGGCTTCACTAAACTTCCCAGTTTCTAGGGAGGAGTTTGATGAGTGGTGGCCTCCATACTTCATTTTGGAGGGGCCTGATCAGACTAGAGGGTGGTTCTACACTCTACTTGTAAGTGGATATATTGGTTTTGGGATAGCTCCATACAAGAGGGTTTTAATGCATGGTTGGTCTCTTGATGAGCAGGGTAGGCCAATGCATAAATCCCTTGGGAATGTTATAGCTCCAGAAGAGGTTTTCAATAAGTATTCTAGAGATGCATTGAGGTTTTATGAGCTTCAATGTACTCCATGGGAGGATTTGAGGTTCTCCATGAAGGAGGTTGAGGAAACCCATAGGGCTTTAACGATAATGTGGAATGTATACTACTTTGCAAGTTTATACATGAACCTCGATGGATATTCGCCTCAAAAGTATCCTCTCCCCTCCATGATTGATCATCTTCAGCCTGAGGATCGTTGGCTCTTAAGTAGGTTTGAGTCTATTGTTAAGCATTGTAATGAGAGTATGGGTAAATTGCATATACATGAAGTGGCTAGGGCTGTTAGAAGCTTCGTGGTTGATGATCTTAGTAGGTGGTACATTAGGCTTATTAGGAGGAGGATTTGGCTTGAGGGTGATGATCCAAGTAAAAATGCTGTTTACTCAGTTCTATATCATGTCCTACTTAGATTGCTTAAACTATCCGCGCCAATAATTCCATTCATAACTGAGAAGCTTTATCAATCCATATTTAGAGTTGCCGATCCATCGCTTCCAGAGAGCATTCACATGTGCGATTGGCCTAAGCCCATGGGAGAGTTCATTGATGAATCTCTCTTGAAGAGTATGGAGATAGTTAGGGATGTGGTTGAAGCATCATATAAGGTTAGGCAGGATAAGAGGATAAAGCTGCGTTATCCACTTAAGGAGATGATAATAGCCACAGATAATCCTGAAGTCGTCAAGGGTATAGAGTATTTCAGGAATGTCGTTATTGATCAGGGGAATGTTAAGAATTTGAGCTTGATACCACTTTCAGAGGCTTCCAAGTTTAAGGTTTACGATGTCCTAGTGAATTACTCATCACTTGGACCTAAGTATAAGGGGCTTCTCCCAAAGATATTGTTGAAGATAGAATCCATGGATGCATATTCCATTAAATCTGAAATGGATTCCAAGGGCTATGTAACCCTCAATGTGGATGGTGTGGATGTTCAATTGTCCAAGGAGGATTTAACCTTCGAGGAGAAGGTTAAGGAGGGATATGGATATACGAAGTTTAAGTATGGAGAGCTATATCTGAATTGCTCCATAGATAGGGAGCTTATGGCTGAAGGGCTTGCTAGAGATGTTGTTAGAAGACTTCAAGCCATGAGGAAGGATCTAGACCTACCCGTAGATGCATATGTGGATGCATATGTCTGTGTGGAGGATCCTGAGACTTTAGAACTTTTGAAGAGCATGGAATGGTACATATTGAGGGAGGTTAGAGTTAGAAATCTTAGTTTGGGGTTAAAGAAGCCACCTGGAACATATTATGAGAAGGTGTGGGAGATAGGGGATCAAGTGTTTGGGATGGGTATATCATGGGTGAAGTGAAGTCCAATAGGAAAAGGGTTGGCTTAATAGTGAATCCAATAGCTGGGATGGGTGGAAGGGTTGGTCTTAAGGGTACTGATGGCATTGAAGTTTTGGAGAAGGCTATCAAATTGGGCGCTAAACCAGTTTCCCCTGAGAGGGCTAAAATATTCCTCGATTATTTGAAGAAGCTTAACTTGGACATCGAGTTAATCACATATCCAAAGCTTATGGGTGAATATGAGGCTCTGGAAGCTGGCTTCAAACCCACGGTGATTGGAAGTGTTGGTGAGAGGACTAGTAGGGAGGATACTGTGAAGGCTGCTAAGCTCATGCATGGCATTGGGGTTGACTTAATTGTTTTTTGTGGTGGTGATGGAACTGCAAGGGATATTTGTGAAGCTATTGATTTAAACGTTCCCGTATTAGGAATTCCAGCTGGTGTGAAGATGTATTCAGCGGTATTCACATTTAACATTGAAGATGCAGCTAGGATCGTTGCAGAATATTTGGCTGGGAATTTGTCTGTTAAGCCTATGGAGGTTATGGATATTGATGAAGAGGCTTTCAGATGTGATAGGCTTTCAATAAAGCTTTATGGTTACCTATTAGTCCCATATTCCCCTGGATATGTTCAGAGAGCTAAATCTCCAACTATGCCTATGGATAGTGAATTGGAGAATCAGAGGGGGATTGCCAAATATGTTTTGGAGCTTATGAAGCCTGACGTCCTATATATTCTTGGCCCTGGAACTACTGTTAAAGCTATAACTGATATGCTTGGCTTGGATAAAACTCTCTTGGGCGTGGATTTAATGCTCAATTTCAAGATTGTAGCTAAGGATGTATCTGAAGCTGATATATTGCGTTTTCTTGATGATGGTGGTTTTAGCAAGGCTTGCATAATAGTTTCCCCAATTGGTGGTCAGGGGTTCATATTTGGTAGGGGGAATCAGCAGATAAGTGCAAATGTTATTAGGAGGGTTGGTGTGGATAACGTAATTATTGTTGCCACTTGGAGTAAGATTTCCAATTTAGATGCATTGCATGTGGATACTGGGGATTTGGAGCTTAATGAAAAATTGAGGGGTTATAGGAGGGTTATCGTTGATTATAGAGAGGAGATTGTTTTTAAGGTTGTTTAGTGCTTCTCCAATGTCTTTATGTATTCCCTATATTTCTCTGCGTTCATCAAGTTTTTAACTTCTTCATTTAGCTTTTCAGCTTTAATTACTGCCATCCATCCTTCTCCATATGGGTCTTTATTTAAGAGTTCTGGTGAACTTTCAAGTTGCCTATTAACCTCCACAACTTCCCCGCTTACTGGGCTGTATACATCTGAGACTGCTTTAACTGATTCTATGCTACATAGCCTCTCGAATTGTTTAACTTTCTTCCCAACTTGTGGTAGCTCTACGTATACGATGTCTCTAAGTTCTTTTTGTGCGTAATCGCTTATCCCAACTCTCACACTACCATTTTCTATTTTAGCCCATTCATGTTCCTTCGTATAGTATAGTCCTTCCTTTACCACTACCTTTTCATGGGACATTCTTCCTCCTCCTCCCATATTCTTCTTCATTATAGAATGGCCAGTCGACTATTTTAGCCTTTACCCTCCTCTCTCTAATAACCACTTCCACTTCCCTACCAATTTCATCGTATTTTGGTTTAACGTATCCCATTGCTATTCCAATGTTTAGTAGTGGTGAGTATGTGCCGCTGGTCACAACCCCTATCTTTTCGTTTTCGCACCATATTTCGTAGTGTGGTCTCGGTATCCCCCTCTCAATCATCTTCAATCCTACTCTAACTTTCCTCAGCCCTTCATTTAGTTGTCTTTGTAATGCTTCTCTACCAATGAACTCCCCTTTATCCATTTTCACTGCGTAGTCTAGTTTTGCTTCGAGTGGTGTTGTATCTTCGTCTATGTCGTTTCCATACAGTACTAATCCAGCTTCAAGTCTAAGTGTATCTCTTGCTCCGAGGCCGCATTCTTTTAATCCATATTCTTCTCCAGCTTTGAGTATTTCCATGTATATCTTTATGAGCTTTTCACTTTCACCCTTTGGAATTCTCCATATGGTTACTTCAAATCCATTTTCACCTGTATATCCGGAGTTCGATATTATGGCTTCATATCCCATTATTTTGCATGTGGCTAGCCTCCAGAATGTTAACTTCTTTAAATCTATATCCACAATTTTCTGCATGATCTTCTCAGCGTATGGCCCTTGTATGGCTAGCATTGGAACTTCGAAGGTTACATCTTCGATCTTAACTTCATATCCCTTTGAATTTTGTGTTAACCAATTGTATATTTTCTCCCTATTTGATGCATTGGTTACAAGGACATACTTATCTTCAGTTATCCTTTGTAGCATTACGTCATCCTTTATCCCACCATCCTGGTTGCATATTGTGGAATAGTGCATTCTGCCTGGCTTTAATTTTTCAACATTGTTTGTTGTTACGTAGTTTAGGAAGTGTGTTGAATCTTTCCCTTCTATCAACATTCTCCCCATGTGTGATACGTCGAATATTCCAGCCTTATTTCTCACAGCTAAATGTTCTTCAGTTATGCTTGTGAACCATAGTGGCATCTTCCAACCTACAAATTCAATCATCTTTGCTCCTCTACTCTCAAATAGGTCTGATAGGTGGGTCTTCAACATCGATCATTACCGTTTTTAGATATCCGTTAATCTGGCTTTTTAACCCTTTCTATTCACGTGGATCAGTTATTCCTTCCTCTGTTATTTGGAATACTGCTTCTGCTTCAGGTAGGTATGGGCTATCCACCAGTCTAGCTATCCTCTTATTTTCACTGCTCTTCCTCAAGTATATTCTTGCTCCTGGAACGTGGAAGAGTACATGTCCACCTACGGCTCTCGTTGGGTCTCCGAAGAATGCGTCTGGTCTAGCCATAACTTGATTTGTTACGAATACGGCTACGTTGAATATGTCCGCTAGTCTTGCCAATGCATGTAGGTGTCTATTTAGTTTTTGCTGTCTATCTGCTAAGCTTTCCCTACCAAGATATTCTGCTCTGAAATGTCCTGTAACGCTATCCACAACTATTAACTTTATGTTCTTCTCATCTATTATATCCTTTGCTTGCTCCACCAGTAGCATTTGGTGATCTGAATTGTATGCTCTTGCAAATATTATGTTTTTCAATGCCTCCTTTGGATCCAGCCCCTTCGCCATGGCCATGGCAACTATCCTTTCAGGTCTAAAGGTTCCTTCACAGTCTATGTATAGTGCCCTCCCCCCAAGCCCCCCTGCTTCTGGTGGTAATTGAACGTTTACTGATAGTTGATGTGCCAATTGGGTTTTCCCACTTCCAAATTCCCCGAAAACCTCTGTTATTGATTGTGTTTCAACTCCTCCACCGAGTAATCTATCTAGGTTTTTGCTTCCAGTACTTATCCTATTCACTTTTAACCTCTGCTCATATATTATGTCTGCAGTTTTGAATCCCAATTCCAATGCTGATCTGGCGGCCATAATTATTTTCTGTGCGACTTTTTCTCCAAGTCCTGTGGCTGCCATGATTTCTGCTGGTGTTGATATGGCTATTGCCTCTATGGTTTTATATCCTGCCTCGATAAGTTTTTGTTCTGTGGCAGGTCCAACTCCCGGTAGGTCTGATATACTTCTTATCTTCTTAACCTTCTTCTCCTCCACCTTCTCCTCCTTTCCTTCTTGGATTTTTACCATCCTCCCATTATCTTCTAATTGCGGATACCTATATTTTTAATCTTCCCATTTCTGCATGTACTCCAGTTGCTCCTTTGTGGGTTCATCTATCCTTATTCCCATCGATTGAAGTTTTAGTTTTGCCACTGTCTGGTCTATCTCCACTGGTACTTCGTATAGTTTTCGTTCAAGCTTCCCCTTATTTTCCACTAGATATTTTACTGATAGTGCTTGGTTTGCGAAGGACATGTCCATAACTTCGCTTGGATGTCCTTCGGCTGCAGCTAGGTTTACAAGTCTCCCCTCGGCTAGCAAATATATTTTCCTCCCATCCCTCAAAGTATATTCATCTAGATTTTCCCTCAACCTCTCCTTCGACACTGATATTTCCTCAAGATCCTTTATGTTTATTTCAACGTTGAAGTGTCCACTGTTGGCCAGTATTGCTCCATTACGCATCTTCTCCATGTGCTCTCTTCTAATGACATTTATGTTTCCAGTGGCTGTTATGAATATGTCTCCAATTTCTGCTGCTTCACTCATGGGTAGGACTCTAAATCCATCCATAACTGCTTCTAAAGCTTTTAATGGGTCTATTTCCGTTACTATTACGTTTGCACCCATACCCCTAGCCCTCATGGCTATCCCCCTTCCACACCATCCATATCCAGCTACAACTACATTCTTCCCTGCCAATAGTATGTTGGTTGCCCTCATTATTCCATCTATTGTGCTTTGTCCAGTTCCATATCTATTGTCGAATAGGTATTTGGTTTTAGCATTGTTTACCGCTATTACTGGATATTTGAGTTTCCCCTCTCTCTCCATGGCCTTTATCCTTATTATCCCTGTGGTGGTTTCCTCAGTCCCCCCAATTATGTGATTTGCATAATTGAGTTTGTGGGCTTCCACTGTTATGTCTCCACCATCATCCATGGTTATATCTGGGTTTATTTTGAGGGCTTCCCTTATATTCTCCATATATTCGCTTTCACTTTCCCCCCTCCAGGCATAGACGTCTATCCCCTCCTCCACGAGTGCTGCTGCAACGTCATCTTGTGTTGAGAGTGGGTTTGAAGCTGTTAAGGCTATTTTGGCCCCTCCAGCCTTCAATGTCTTCATGAGTACAGCTGTCTCCTTTGTCACGTGTAGGCATGCTGCTATCTTAATCCCCATTAGTGGCTTCCACTTAATCATTTCTTCCCTAATCTTCATGAGGACTGGCATTCTCGATTCAGCAATCCTTATCTGCATTCTCCCCTTGTCTGCCAGTTTTGGATCCTTTATTTTTGGCATTACCTTTTCACCTCCCCCTTAACCTATTTATAAGTTCCTCTTTAGCTTTTTCAGCTTCCCTAATAACTTCCTCCTCCTTCAAAGTTTTTATTGATCTATTCTCCATGACAATTTCCCCATCGATTATAACGTGTTTTACATCTCCACATCTAACCGCATATACTAGGTGGCTTAGCTCGCTATATATTGGTGTTAGGTGTGGTTTACCCAGTTCTACGGCTATTATGTCAGCCTTCTTCCCCACCTCTATGCTTCCAATATGCGTATCCCATTTCAAAGCTTTTGCACCATTTATTGTAGCCATCTTTAATGTTTCATGGGCGGGTAGTGCTGTTGGGTTTAATGTAACCCCCTTCTGGATTAATGATGCTATTTTCATGGTTTCAAACATGTCTAGTGTATTGTTGGAGCATGGTCCATCAGTCCCTAGAGATACCGTTACCCCCGCGTCCAGTAATTTTGTTATTGGACTTATTCCTGAAGCCAATTTTAGGTTGCTTACTGGGTTGTGTGAAACCTTAACATCTCTAGCCTTCATTATAGCTATATCTTCATCCGTTAGCCATACGCAGTGTGCTGCTAAAACGTCTTCTGATAGGAATCCAATGTCGTTTAGGTATTTGAATAACCCCATTTCAGTTTCGACATTGTACTTCTCCTTCACTGTTTTCGCTTCATCCCTTGTTTCAGCTACATGTATGTGCATTATGATCTTCTCTTCGTCTTTTAGTTCCCTGTTCTTCCCGTTAACGTATTCCCTTATTTCCATTAGATATTTTGGACTTACTGTGTATGGTGCATGTGGTGAAGCTGCAACTTTAATTCTCCAACCCCCCTTACCATGCCATTTCCTAATTAAATCCTCCATAAGCTTGTAATCTTCATCTCTCCTCCAATCGAAGAATGTGTGTGATATTACGCCTCTAAGTCCAGATTCATATACTGCTTTTGCCTCATTGTAATCGTATTTGTAATGGTACATGCTACATACGGTTGTCGTTCCACCTTTAATTGCCTCTAGGGCTGATAGTTTAGCTCCAATGTATATGTCCCTTTCAGTCATCTTTGCTTCCAATGGCCAAACCCATTTCTCAAGCCATTCGCTTAATTGTAGATCGTCTGCGTATCCTCTGAGTAGGCTCATGGCTATATGTGTATGTGTGTTTATTAGTCCTGGCATTAGTATGCAGTTTTCCATGTTTAGCACTTCATATCCATGATACTTCCCCTTGACATCGCTATACTCTCCAACATCAATTATCCATGAATCTTCAATTACTATGCATCCATCCCTTATAATCCCCCTACTTCCCATGGTCACTACGGATTTACCCTTCAATATGTATTGCATGACCTTCCACCTGGGTAAATGTTAAGCCCCAATTAGATATAGAAAACTTTATGTTTAATGTTTTTGTATATGGGGTTGTGGATGGAGATTTGAAGAAGAGGATAAGCGATTACAGTTATGAGGAACTTTTGGATAGAGCTTTATCTAGCGTTAAGGTTAGTGGTGGGGATAGGGGGGTATTCAGCTTACCGAAAATTTCAGTTTCCATAATGGGTGGCACAACTATGGTGAGTGGTTTCATGAGTGTGGTGGAGTACTTTAATAGGGATGTTAAACATGTTTTAAGCTTCCTTTTGAAGGAGCTTGGAGC from Candidatus Methanomethylicota archaeon encodes:
- a CDS encoding 30S ribosomal protein S27e translates to MFTGVKRRKVLIPEPKSRFIVVSCPDCGNEQISFDRASMVVKCNICGRVLIEPTGGKANIKGKVVKVLS
- a CDS encoding translation initiation factor IF-2 subunit alpha, which encodes MSVKGRDLPEVGELVIATVTEVFDKGAYVNLDEYSNVSGYVPIGEVASTWVHNIRDYLKEGRKVVLKVIRVDKSKRYVDLSLRRVSDKERKDKLLEWKRFNRGEKLLELLSQKAGVDLNYLKSEIAPKLASTFGDVLGGFEEAARFGLAPIVNAGVPRDLAEYIVDLAKENIELKEVKVAAILQLTSEASDGIVRIIEALKAAKMKAESIGGVKCRIYSVGAPRYRVDISARDYKVAEEALKAAVDAALHTISSLGGSGSFKRV
- a CDS encoding RNA-protein complex protein Nop10, producing MPWLLRKCVSCGSYTLNKEKCPYCGGEVRIPHPPKFSPEDKYGKYRRLMKKLSQGNVKNG
- a CDS encoding dolichyl-diphosphooligosaccharide--protein glycosyltransferase subunit STT3, encoding MYIKVLNKSILGITLTERLRSKALRISLKVITITAIIVLAVWIRMLPVIRYGPYLSEYDTYYQYRMTQYIVDNGIQAWFTWYDKMSWYPNGRSVPDTSYLGVPLTGSIFYTIIRILGFNITLMEACALMPAILGGLTVLIVYFIGREIDGDGAGMIAALLLATIPAFMQRTTAGFYDNECVGFFAMALSILFWIKALKSDNIVYPILSGLSLAYMNISWGGSIYLLNLYAAYAAIMVILGKYNRKLLKSYALTIGVAMMISAQYPYFSRKYMISYATILPIATTLMLTIGDILKNVKDKNTRIIGLAGILAVGIVGAIILERIGMLSTLTGRILTVINPFQRETIPLVESVAEHQAPTWSQIYYQYGLLIPISAAGLYYLWKRGGEADIFIIIGGLTSAYFSSTMARLMMLAAPFITILSAHLIDVVYTQNIGRIMEVRTSGRRRRGDRGGIGGNILILIVLSAALIIPVIGWREAAATPQQIITSSLPVSNEYLDWIEALLWMRENLPNNAVVASWWDYGYWITTIANKTTLADNSTMDEGRIKKIAQAFLSNETEALRLLKEMGATHVVVFEAFDPNTGFLFGGRGWGDFVKSYWMARIAGLNVTDYMTYNSQYGVYLPTGPKAPQTTLYRLIFNTRSELWASWGIRIPKPEHFELVFQSSHGFVFVYKINY
- the ileS gene encoding isoleucine--tRNA ligase; this encodes MGVVGTIERDYRGSRVEEEIFNWWRSNDVYLKVKERLKDKPKLYFLDGPPYVTNPIHVGTAWNKILKDAFLRYFRMAGYNVRDQPGYDMHGLPIEVMVERKLGLKTKKEIESLGVDRFVEECKRYALENLKIMEGQFKDLGVWMDWDKPYMTIDPNYIQAAWWLVKRAYERGLLSEGYMVFHWCPRCETVLSGYEVTDEYRDVRDPSIYVKFPVEGKSGEYILIWTTTPWTLPSNVAIMVNPKETYVKVQVGDEKYILAEARCEAVFNEVGLSFKVLEKFSGASLEGLKYTPALLDEVPAQRKIRGVHRVVLSEEFVSMEEGTGCVHSAPGHGEEDFIVGLRYGLPVLCLVDDRGIFTSEAGKYAGKSIWDANAEIIEDLKRKGLLLHQSWIVHRYPHCWRCKSPLILKATTQWFIRVPEIRDALIAENERVEWIPEWAGKNRFRNWLESVREWVISRQRYWGIPMPIWKCSNCGNFVVIGSIEELKSMSQSPLELKDLHRPWIDSVTLKCGKCGGVMRRIPDVLDVWMDSSVASWASLNFPVSREEFDEWWPPYFILEGPDQTRGWFYTLLVSGYIGFGIAPYKRVLMHGWSLDEQGRPMHKSLGNVIAPEEVFNKYSRDALRFYELQCTPWEDLRFSMKEVEETHRALTIMWNVYYFASLYMNLDGYSPQKYPLPSMIDHLQPEDRWLLSRFESIVKHCNESMGKLHIHEVARAVRSFVVDDLSRWYIRLIRRRIWLEGDDPSKNAVYSVLYHVLLRLLKLSAPIIPFITEKLYQSIFRVADPSLPESIHMCDWPKPMGEFIDESLLKSMEIVRDVVEASYKVRQDKRIKLRYPLKEMIIATDNPEVVKGIEYFRNVVIDQGNVKNLSLIPLSEASKFKVYDVLVNYSSLGPKYKGLLPKILLKIESMDAYSIKSEMDSKGYVTLNVDGVDVQLSKEDLTFEEKVKEGYGYTKFKYGELYLNCSIDRELMAEGLARDVVRRLQAMRKDLDLPVDAYVDAYVCVEDPETLELLKSMEWYILREVRVRNLSLGLKKPPGTYYEKVWEIGDQVFGMGISWVK